One window from the genome of Hippocampus zosterae strain Florida chromosome 7, ASM2543408v3, whole genome shotgun sequence encodes:
- the LOC127603750 gene encoding zinc finger protein 516-like, producing MEAKARRQEEAPSKDSETEDAAASGHACGVCGRSFPLLSSLSQHMRRHTREKPYKCPYCEHRTAQKGTLKAHIRSHKLGLFGLGDRQANAEISDAPEMGKKKADKKKEKDSETEASDARAFSCSVCGQHFPQVPLLKSHMKRHRSAQDHGCRICGRRFRQAWFLQSHMRIHRVRAQLRGGKSDDEPPATINGVAQDPAALANDECLYELCGYCGHFFVDRKALRAHQSLHKHCRDAARDREASQVIKNRFLESLSLTRVTPKDARADRNLGRRIPELDPVCSFQAWQLATRGRLAESAESFPGWEEGLAGAEEEAAYHAAKGESVPAKPEKKRKPSDVPASGAKKKKGETGLEQAEKDKKSCQKDRILLNGLGQAFYEALQHRAEKDKRLDRNQEQEDEKPLLCEHCDFHTADASLLRSHVQAQHQDGKRRKQSSSQASRYVDYLRKRSALLCQPYWNPYPGLPAELNVKTETADDGETKTGGHSGSLLNLSAQTADKKGRDSVLKEAPPRHRCPYCSHATFYPEVLWIHQRVSHRVGNGSSAAPKWAPCANGGVRAPKTSRWRRTGPPPFLEGKDCPTLPAPRSRRTQPPAGGGAKRAVAKSQSGAKSKPPAKDAKTADPCVRVKSERKQAAESAGGNAGASGRTVAATEGNFPKEGLGFMLSHGAPSTNSDRRLSQRAPALSPKGADFWAAMSTWGHRAYLEPLLYTQPKSDGAAAAAAADAPPDFDAVSLLKSYSPHELAALYQHWGFVDPRLDPQAMLRLNGHFANELHPSSEASKQVTSRSTSTSTSGSLHKGT from the exons ATGGAGGCCAAAGCGAGGCGGCAGGAAGAAGCGCCGTCGAAAGACTCTGAGACGGAGGACGCCGCCGCTTCTGGCCACGCGTGCGGCGTGTGCGGCCGCAGCTTCCCGCTCCTCAGCTCCTTGTCGCAGCACATGCGGCGACACACCCGCGAGAAGCCCTACAAATGCCCCTACTGCGAGCACAGGACCGCACAGAAGGGAACCCTCAAGGCACACATCCGCAGCCACAAGCTGGGCCTGTTCGGCCTCGGCGACCGTCAGGCCAACGCGGAGATATCGGACGCTCCCGAGATGGGGAAGAAGAAAGCcgacaagaaaaaagaaaaagactccGAGACCGAAGCGTCGGACGCCCGCGCCTTTTCCTGCAGCGTTTGTGGCCAACACTTCCCCCAGGTGCCGTTACTCAAGTCGCACATGAAGCGGCACCGCAGCGCGCAGGACCACGGCTGTCGCATCTGCGGCCGCCGCTTCCGCCAGGCGTGGTTCCTGCAGAGCCACATGCGCATCCACCGGGTCAGAGCGCAGCTGCGGGGGGGCAAGAGCGACGACGAGCCGCCCGCCACCATCAACGGCGTGGCGCAGGACCCCGCCGCGCTGGCCAACGACGAGTGCCTCTACGAGCTCTGCGGTTACTGCGGCCACTTCTTCGTGGACCGCAAGGCCTTGCGCGCGCACCAAAGTTTACACAAACACTGCCGCGACGCAGCGCGAGACCGCGAGGCCTCACAAGTGATCAAGAACCGCTTCCTGGAAAGCCTCAGCCTCACTCGCGTGACACCGAAGGACGCCCGGGCGGACAGGAATCTGGGCCGGAGAATCCCGGAGTTGGATCCCGTGTGCAGCTTTCAGGCTTGGCAATTAGCCACAAGGGGGCGACTGGCGGAAAGTGCCGAGAGTTTCCCGGGCTGGGAGGAAGGACTCGCCGGCgccgaggaggaggcggcgtatCACGCGGCGAAGGGCGAATCCGTCCCCGCCAAGCcggagaagaagaggaagcccAGCGACGTGCCCGCTTCCGGCGCCAAAAAGAAGAAGGGCGAGACGGGCCTGGAGCAAGCGGAGAAGGACAAGAAGAGCTGCCAGAAAGACCGCATCCTGCTGAATGGACTCGGGCAAGCCTTTTACGAGGCGTTGCAACACAGAGCCGAAAAGGACAAACGCCTCGACCGCAATCAAGAGCAGGAAG ACGAGAAGCCTTTGTTGTGCGAGCATTGTGACTTCCACACTGCGGACGCCTCGCTGCTCAGGTCTCACGTGCAGGCGCAGCATCAGGACGGGAAACGGCGCAAACAAAGTAGTTCCCAGGCCTCCAGGTACGTGGACTACCTCAGGAAAAGGAGCGCGCTGCTTTGTCAGCCCTATTGGAACCCTTACCCCGGCCTGCCTGCCGAGTTGAACGTCAAAACGGAGACGGCGGACGACGGGGAAACCAAGACGGGCGGCCATTCGGGCAGTCTTCTCAACTTGTCGGCACAGACGGCGGACAAGAAAGGACGGGACTCTGTTCTAAAAGAAGCTCCGCCGAGGCATCGATGTCCGTATTGCTCCCACGCTACGTTCTACCCGGAGGTGCTGTGGATCCATCAGCGGGTCTCGCACAGGGTGGGCAACGGCAGCTCGGCGGCCCCCAAGTGGGCGCCGTGCGCGAACGGCGGCGTCCGGGCTCCAAAGACATCCCGGTGGAGGCGCACGGGGCCTCCGCCGTTCCTCGAAGGGAAAGACTGCCCGACGTTGCCGGCGCCCAGAAGCCGCCGCACGCAACCGccagccggcggcggcgccaagCGGGCCGTCGCTAAGAGCCAATCGGGCGCCAAGTCCAAGCCTCCGGCGAAGGACGCCAAAACCGCAGATCCGTGCGTGAGGGTGAAGTCCGAACGGAAGCAGGCGGCGGAGAGCGCCGGCGGCAATGCCGGCGCGTCCGGCAGAACGGTGGCGGCAACGGAGGGAAACTTCCCAAAAGAAGGCCTGGGCTTCATGTTGAGTCACGGCGCGCCGTCGACCAACTCGGATCGACGGCTCTCCCAGAGGGCCCCCGCTCTGAGTCCCAAAGGGGCGGACTTTTGGGCCGCCATGAGCACGTGGGGCCACCGGGCCTACTTGGAACCCCTCCTTTACACTCAGCCCAAgagcgacggcgccgccgccgccgccgccgcggacgCGCCGCCGGACTTTGACGCGGTGAGCCTGCTGAAGAGCTACAGTCCTCACGAGCTGGCAGCTCTTTACCAGCATTGGGGGTTTGTCGACCCGAGGCTGGACCCGCAGG CAATGTTACGGCTCAACGGACATTTTGCAAATGAACTCCATCCCTCCTCTGAAGCCTCCAAGCAA GTGACCAGCCGCTCCACTTCCACCTCCACCTCGGGGTCTCTTCATAAAGGAACGTGA
- the LOC127603776 gene encoding relaxin-3 receptor 1-like, with product MSNSEHKRMEFFRNFLNGCGADMSCNSSHFLMHNDTGGLELAGDGVPWLWILTSVVYFAVATGGVVGNLLVLFLLYTTRTITTGTINFFVFNLAVADLLFSLALPFWAMDIALDYSWPFGVVMCKAVSLLTGLNVFASCFFLTAMSLTRYCYVVTALKPRASLCGQDRTSPAVTVLIWAAALVAAMPRAVFADTRHVGSGDDMACLLRFPDGTAWLGINQLLRVVLGFLLPYATIILSYLLLLRFLCRHKLKGGNSQRKADITKSVAVVVVSFCGCWFPYNVLTMWSALIQLDIVDISPSFYGAQTYFFPLANCLAFASSCFNPVIYCLVRKEYRAALRNIFFKLKLAVMSKMPYAVNTDEGSEQAGQVAIPLSNMPSQTSQLDSRRSAHLSTLPTVVSTL from the coding sequence ATGTCCAACAGCGAGCACAAGAGAATGGAGTTTTTCCGAAACTTCCTGAATGGCTGCGGCGCGGACATGTCGTGCAACTCTTCGCACTTTCTAATGCATAACGACACGGGAGGGCTTGAGCTGGCTGGAGACGGGGTGCCGTGGTTGTGGATCCTAACCTCGGTGGTCTACTTCGCGGTGGCCACGGGCGGCGTGGTGGGCAACCTGCTCGTGTTATTCCTGCTCTACACCACGCGCACCATCACCACGGGCACCATCAACTTTTTTGTCTTCAACCTGGCTGTGGCGGACCTCCTGTTCTCCCTGGCGCTGCCCTTCTGGGCAATGGACATCGCGCTGGACTACAGCTGGCCCTTTGGCGTGGTTATGTGCAAAGCCGTGTCGCTGCTCACAGGCCTCAACGTGTTCGCCAGCTGCTTCTTCCTCACCGCCATGAGCTTGACACGCTACTGCTACGTGGTCACCGCACTCAAGCCCAGGGCTTCCCTTTGCGGCCAAGACCGCACCTCCCCGGCGGTGACAGTCCTCATCTGGGCGGCGGCCCTGGTGGCGGCGATGCCCCGGGCAGTGTTCGCAGACACGCGTCACGTGGGAAGCGGCGACGACATGGCGTGCCTTCTCCGGTTCCCGGACGGCACCGCCTGGTTGGGGATAAACCAGCTCCTGCGTGTGGTTTTGGGGTTCCTTCTGCCGTACGCCACCATCATCCTGTCGTACCTGCTCCTGCTACGCTTTCTCTGTCGCCACAAGCTGAAGGGCGGCAACTCCCAACGGAAGGCTGACATCACCAAGTCGGTGGCGGTAGTGGTGGTGTCCTTCTGCGGCTGCTGGTTTCCATACAACGTCCTCACGATGTGGAGCGCCTTGATCCAACTGGACATAGTCGACATCAGCCCCTCCTTCTACGGGGCGCAGACCTACTTCTTCCCCCTGGCTAACTGTCTGGCCTTCGCCAGTAGCTGCTTCAACCCGGTCATCTACTGCCTGGTCCGCAAGGAGTATCGAGCGGCCCTGCGCAACATCTTCTTCAAGTTGAAACTGGCCGTCATGTCCAAGATGCCTTACGCCGTCAACACTGACGAGGGCTCGGAACAAGCGGGCCAGGTGGCCATCCCCCTGAGCAACATGCCGAGCCAGACAAGCCAGTTGGACTCGAGGCGATCCGCACACTTGTCGACACTCCCAACGGTGGTCTCAACTTTGTAG